From a region of the Cygnus atratus isolate AKBS03 ecotype Queensland, Australia chromosome 3, CAtr_DNAZoo_HiC_assembly, whole genome shotgun sequence genome:
- the LOC118256563 gene encoding ostricacin-2-like: MRILYLLFPFILLLVQGAAGSSLVPGNKEQCHREKGFCGFLNCPFPFGISGKCSRFFFCCKK, translated from the exons ATGCGGATCCTGTACCTGCTCTTCCCCTTCATCCTCCTCTTGGTCCAGGGTGCTGCAG GATCCTCCTTGGTTCCAGGAAACAAGGAGCAATGTCATCGAGAAAAGGGCTTCTGTGGATTTCTGAACTGCCCTTTCCCCTTTGGCATCTCAGGGAAATgttcaagatttttcttttgctgcaaaAAGTAA